Proteins from a genomic interval of Gadus macrocephalus chromosome 2, ASM3116895v1:
- the bri3 gene encoding brain protein I3, with the protein MVDSKPLLQTDRPPAYHSVPGTYDYSPQQYNYGAIPATAAATPGFQQSPPPYHYHDGQGYPAAQMGPAIAQQPYSGTYTIIQPSVVVVGGCPACRVGVLEDDFTCLGIMCAILFFPLGILFCFALRQRSCPNCGATFG; encoded by the exons ATGGTGGACAGCAAGCCACTTCTACAGACGGACCGACCTCCCGCCTACCACAGCGTTCCGGGAACGTACGACTACAGTCCTCAGCAATACAACTATGGAGCCATCCCGGCCACGGCTGCGGCGACCCCGGGATTCCAGCAGTCTCCGCCACCATACCACTACCATGACGGACAAG GCTACCCTGCAGCACAGATGGGCCCTGCCATTGCTCAGCAACCATACAGCGGGACTTATACCATCATTCAGCCCTctgtagtggtggtggggggctgtCCGGCTTGCAG GGTGGGGGTGCTGGAGGATGACTTCACCTGCCTAGGCATCATGTGCGCCATCTTGTTCTTCCCCCTTGGCATCCTTTTCTGTTTTGCACTGCGCCAGAGAAGCTGCCCCAATTGTGGCGCCACCTTCGGGTAG